TCTCGGTGAAGCCGGAGACGCCGGTACGCACGGTGACCTTCGGCGTGTCGGAGGTGCCGCGCTTGGTGATGAAATTGATGGTGCCGCCAGTGGCGCCGGCGCCGTAGAGGCTGGAGGCACCGTTGATGACTTCGACCCGCTCGACCGTGTCGAGATCGATGGTGGCCAGGATACGCGAGACGTCGCGGAGCGGCGTGTTGCGCGGCACGCCGTCGACCATGATCAGCACGCTGCGGCCACGGAAAGTTTCCGAGGCGCCGGAGATGGTCTGGTTTCGCGGCGCATAACCCGGAACCAGACGCGCGACCAAGTCGGAGGCGTTTTCGTTCTGCCCGACAGCCGTTTCGACCTCGGCCCGATCGATCACCTGCACCGACTGCGCGACCGTGGAGATCGAGCGGTCGTCGCGCCCGGTGATGATGATCTTGTCCAGCGTGGTCGTGGTGCCGCGGGCCGGTTTTTGCGCGTCCTGCGCGAAGGCCGGTCCGGCCAGGATCGAGGAAGACAACAACGACACGATGGCAAGCTTCTGCATAACGCCCCTCCATGGAACTTTCAGGGGCCAGCAACGCCCTCTCGCGGCCCTTGCAACCGCGCCTAAATAACTTTACTAAATGAGTCAAGTTTGTTTTCGCACTGCAGCGAAACGCGAACGGCGCCCCGGAAACGATATCTCGGAGCGCCGTTTTCTGGCGTGATATTATGATATGAAAACAATAACTTGGCGCCACTTTGGCGCCGGGCCGCGCCGACCGTTCAGGGCCAGCGCGCGACGGTGGAAATGGCCGTCAGTGCTTCAGGCGATCGCGCATGGCGTACCACAACATGCCGAGCACATAGAGCGGCCCTCGCAAGGCCGCACCGCCAGGGAACGGCATCGGGTTCAGTCCCTTGAACAAGTCGAAGCGGCCGGTTTCGCCGGCGATCGCTTCGACTAGCAGCTTGCCGGCGAGCGTCGACAAGATGACGCCCTTGCCGGAATAGCCGTGTGCGAAATAGACCTCACCGTCACGGCCGACATGCGGAAAGCGGGACGTGGTGACCGACACCAGCCCGCCCCAGGCATAGTCGATGCGGCGGCCTTTGAGCTGCGGGAAGGTCTGCTCCATATGCGGCCGCACGAAGGCCTGGATGTCGGCCGGCGGGCTCGGCGTGTAGCGCTCGCCGCCGCCGAACAACAGGCGCCCATCGGCTGAGAGCCTGTAGTAGTTGACGACGAAACGCGAGTCCGAGACGGCGGCATTGCTCGGGATGACCTCGCCAGCATCAACCAACGGTTCGGTAGCGACGATGTAGTTGCCCACCGGCATGATGCGGCTTTCCACCTTCGTATCGATGCCGTGCAGCAGGGCGTCGCCGGCGAGAACGACGTGGCGGGCGCGTACCGCACCCTTCGCCGTTTCGACCCGGATGCCGCCGCGACGGTCCACCCGCAAGGCTGGCGACGCCTCGTGGATCGTCACCCCCGCCGCTATCGCCGCGCGGGCGAGGCCAAGCGTGTAGTTGAGCGGATGCATGTGGCCGCCAAGCGCATCGTAGAGAGCGCCGTGATAGGGCGAATCGACGGCCGCCCGCGATTCTGCCGCCGACAGGATGCGCATGTGCGGATAGTCCATGACGGTGGTCAGGCATTCGAGCTCGCGCTCGAACCAGGCCATGTCGCCAGCGCTGATCGCGCAGACCAGATGGCCGGTTTTCCTGAGGTCGCAGTCGATGGCATGGCGCTCGATCATCTCCAGCACCAGCCCCCAGGCCTCGAAGGCGAGGTCGAACAACGCCTTTGCGCGTTCGCGGCCATAGAGCTTGACCAGTTCCGCCGCCCCCTTGCGCAGGCCGACGATCATCTGGCCACCATTGCGGCCGGAGGCGCCCCAGCCGATACGCCCGCCTTCGAGCAGCACCACCTTCATCCCACGCTCGGCGGCATGGAGCGCGGCCGACAGGCCGGTGCAGCCGCCACCGACCACGACAAGATCGGCATCCACCTCGCCCGTCAGCGGCGCATGAAGCGGCGACGGATTGGCCGTCGCCGCATAATAGGAGCGTTCAATATCAAGACCTGAATTGAAGCCCATGATCATGCCTTCGCGAACAGATGATCGCGCTCCCAGGCGGTGATGACACCCTGGAAGTTCTCGAGCTCAACTTGCTTCAGGCGCAGGAATGCGTCGGTGAAGGTCTGCCCCAGCAGATGGCGCACTGGTTCGCACTCGGCCAGGCGCGACAGCGCGTCCTCCAGCGTCCGCGGCAAGGTGGATTTCACCTTGTAGGCGTTGCTGGGCGCCTCGGGCCTGCGCTCAAGTCCCTCCTCGATGCCGAGATAGCCGCAGATCAGCGACCCGGCCATGGCGAGATAGGGATTGGCGTCGGCGCCCGGCAACCGGTTCTCGACGCGCCGGCCGATCCGCTTCGATGCCGGCACGCGCAGGCCGCAGGTGCGGTTGTCGCGCGCCCATTCGACATTGGTGGGCGCGCTGAGCGAGGGACGCAGCCGGCGAAACGAGTTCACGTTCGGTGCAAACAACGGCATGGCCTGCGGAACATAGGCCTGAAGCCCACCGACGAACTGCGAGAACAGCACGCTGTCGCGGTCGTCCTCGCCGGCGAACAGGTTGAGGCCGCTCACCGCATCGACCACCGACATGTGCAGATGCATGGAGCTGCTCGCCTGCTCGGCGATCGGCTTGGCCATGAAGGTGGCCGCCAGCCCGTGCTCGCGCGCAGCCTCGCGCACCAGACGCTTGAACAGAAGCACCTGGTCGGCGAGCTGCAGCGGATCGCCGTGCTTGAAGTTGATCTCAAGCTGGCCGGCGCCGGTTTCGTGGATCATCGTGTCCAGCGGCAGGGACATCACCTGCGCGCGGCGGTAGATCTCATCGATGACCGGCTGGAACTCGCCGAGCGCTTCCATTCCGTAGGGATTGGCCGAGGTCTCGGCACGACCCGAAAGGCCGATCGGCGCGGCCGGTGGCACGGTGGGGTCGGGGTTCGGCGCGGTCAGATAAAATTCGAGCTCCGGCGCCATCACCGGACGCCAGCCGCGCGCCGCATAGAGTTCGATCACCGATTTCAGCACTTGCCGCGGCGCGGATGGCCAGGGCGTTCTGTCCTGAGCGAAAGCGTCGGCGAAGACATAAGCGCGACCGGGGCGATTTCCCGCCGCCGGGCAAAGGCTGGCGAGGTCCGGCTGGAGCCGCATATCGGCATCCTGGTAGGCGCTTTCGTCGTCGGCGGCGCCGCTGTAGTGGCCGGTGATCGCCACCATGAAGGCACTGTTCGGCAGCATGATCGCCGCGTCGGCGGCCGGAGCCAGAAGTTTCGGCGCGGGTACGATCTTGCCGCGCAGCACACCATTCATATCAGGAACCAGGCACTCGACTTCCGAGATCGCCTGCTGTTCGAGCCATTTCGCAGTATCAGTCATGTCCCACCACCACTATCCGCCATGCCGTAATCTTGTCCGAGGTTGCGAGCGGCTTGCCGGGCAGAGGGCCGGAACGTGGGCGTTGGTCGTCAATCTGCATTTTGTCCTCCTGGGTTATTGATGGTCAGTGGTCGAGAAGCGCCAGAATGGCTTCGGCCGCGCGCTCGGCGCCGGGGCGCGCCGCCATATGCGCGGCGTTGGCCGCCAACCGCGCGCGCATGGCATCGTCGCCTAGCAGACCGCCAACAGCGGCGGCAAGCTCGTCCGGCGTCCAATGGGCGCGGTCCAGCCATTTGCCGGTGCTGGTTTCCTCGGCGCGGCGGGCATTGTCGTGGCCGTCCCAGCAATAGGGCATGATCAGCGACGGCACGCCGAAGCGCAGCGCCTCGCAGTAGGAGTTGTTGCCGCCGTGATGAATGAACAGGTCGGCCATGGCGACGACCGACGGCTGCGGGAACCAGGTGTCGAGATGGACATTGTCGGGCACGGCGCGATAGGCATCGCGCAGATTGCCGACATTGACCAGGAAGCGCGCCGGCATGGCGGCGAACACCTTGAGCATGCGCTCGATGAGGTCGACGTCGGTGGAACCGAGGCTGCCAAAGCTCATATAGACCAGCGGCCCGGCATCCCGCGGGAACACCGGCACCTCGTAGGGGCCTTCGGTGCGCACGCAGCCTTCGAGATAGACATATCTGGCGGGATCGAGCGGCGCGGCGCGCTGCCGGCGCACGATGTCCGGCGTGAGCAGAAGGTTGAGCGACGGCGACGGCTCGAGAAACGAACCCGGCGGCAGGGGCGGCAGGCCGCGACTGGCCCGGAACCGGTTGAAACGCTCATGGGCGGGGGCGACGGCATCGACATAGCGGGCCTCGAAGGCATGGCGGCCGTCGGAGTCCTCTGCCGCAAATCCCGAGAGATAGGGCGGCACGGCGGCATCGGGCAGTTCGGTTTCCGCGCAGGACACCACCCGCACCCATGGGCAGCCGGCATTGGCCAGCGCCGGGAACATGGCGACATTGTCGAGCACGATGGCATCCGGGTGAAGCTTCGGCAAAAGCTCGCAGAGCGGCGCCTCGGCCTTGATGACCGTATCGACGATCGCCTCCCAGGTCGGCGCGACATAGGTCTCGATCTGATCGATCGGGTCGAGCCGGAAATGCGGCAGATGCCGTTTCACGAAAGCCTGCCAGTAGTTCTGCCGCTCGCTCTCGGACAGCCGGTCGTCGGTGGGCAGCTGGTATTCCTGGAAACCGTAGTCGGCGAAGACACCGGAAAACCCGGCGTGACAGATGAAGACGGCACGGGCGCCACGCGCCTGCAGCGCCTGGGCGATGCCGACGCAATTCAGCGCGGCGCCGAAACTGGCTTCCGGAAACAGGGCGATGGTGGGACGCGCGCCGCCTGCCATGGGACGTCAGTTCGGCCTGCCGATGGCGCCGAACAGGGCTGGCGCCCCGCGACTGGCCGCATGCGGACGCTGGTTGCGCGAAACACGCAAATGCGCGCGCAGAAGGTCGGCAGCGACCTCAAACTGGCCGCTCTCGAGGTGATCGAGAATACCGAGATGCTCGTGCGTGGATTGCCGCAGCCGGAAGACGCTGACGCCCGACATCGCGCCCGGCAGGCGCCGGAGCTTGAGATGGCCGGCGAGCGCCTCGGCCATGAAGCGATTGGCCGCGCCCTGCGCGATCATGGCGTGAAACTCGGCGTCGATCGCCTGGAAGGCGCGGATGTCGAAGGCCGTGTCCGGTAGGGCCAACAGCGCTTCCATGCGCTGGCGCAGCGTAACGGCGCGCGCACCGTCCAGCCGGAACCCGGACGCCAGGATCGCGGCCGGCTCCATGACGAGGCGGAACTCGTAGCTTTCAGCGCGGGCCTCGCTGCCGTCGAGCGATGGCCGAAACACCCAGGATTGTCCCGGCGCCCGTTCGATGAGGTTTTCCGTTTCCAGTTTCTTTAGCGCCTTTAGTACCGCGCCGCGACCAGCCGCATAGCGCCTGATCAGTCCGCTCGCGGTAATCGTCTCGTCGATGCGGCGGGCGGAGCGGTCGCGCAGGATGGCGTCGGCGATGTCGTCTTCCTCGGCGCTGGGCAATTCGGCCGCGCCGACCATCTGCCAGGCCGGATCGATGGCCAGCCGATAACCGGTCTCGGCCTGCCACTCCACCATGCCGCGCTCGGTCAGCAGCCGCAGCGCCGCTCGCACCGGGGTGCGCGAGACATTGCAGAGCTGCGCGATCTGCTGTTCCGGCAGCCGTGCCCCAATACCGAAACCCCGCTGCCGCACAACGTCGAGAATACGCTGCGCGAGATCCAGATGGTTGGCGCGAGGTCGGCGGTCTGCTGCTTGCATGACAACTCTGGGCTTGGTGCCGTCGCCCTCAGACTTGGCCGATTGTCTCAAAAAGGACAAGTGGCTTCGATGAAGTAGGCGAAAAAATATCGATTGACGTTTTTTTTCTCACAATAGTACTGTCTCTCAAAACGACAAGAAACTGGGAACACTTCGGAGAAGCGGATCATAGCCGCCTTCGACCAGCCATAACGCTGACGCTCGAACAATTGGAGGTTTCGACATGACTGTCCTGCCATGCCGCCGGCGCGGAGCCGGTTCGGCGATGCTTGTCTTTGCGCTCGCGCTGGCTTCGCCGGCGGCGTCGGCCGACCTGGTGATTTCCAACTGGGACGGCTACATGGCGCCCGACACGGTCGACGCCTTCAAGGCCACCAGCGGCATCGGCGCCGAGGTGGTGGTGCATGCCACCAACGAGGAGATCATGGGCAAGCTCGTCGCCTCGGGCGGCAAGGGCTACGACGTGGTGTTCGTATCATCGCCTTTCGCCGAGGTGCTGAACAAGCTCGGCCTGGTCGAACCGATCGACCACGCCAAGGTGCCCAATCTCGCCAATCTGTACCCGGAAGCCACCAAGCTGCCCTACGACCCGGGCAACACCTTCTCGGTGCCCTACACCTGGGGCACGACCGGCCTCTGCTATCGTTCGGATCTGGTCAAGGCGGCTCCGTCGTCATGGAACGATCTTCTGGCGCCTTCCGCCGACCTGAAGGGCAAGACGACGATGCTGGCGACCGACCGCTGGCTGCTTGCCGCCGGCTTCCTGGCCAAGGGCTATTCGGTGAACGAGACCGATGCGACCAAGCTGGCCGAAGTGAAGGACACGCTGATCGCGGCCAAGAAAACGCTGCTCGCCTATGACGACACCACCTTCTATTCCAAGCTGGTGTCCGGCGAGGCGCTGATGGTGCAGGCCTGGGACGGCTGGTGCAACTACGGCATCGATAAGAACCCGGCCATCAAATATGTGATCCCGAAAGAAGGCTCCGACCTCTGGCTGGACACGATGGTGGTGATGAAGGCGTCCGAACACAAGGACGAGGCCTTCAAGTTCATCAACTACATCCTCGATGCCAAGACGCATGCCTGGGCGGCGCTGAACATCGACTACAAGGTGCCGAACAAGCCGGCGATGGAAAGCCTTCCGGCCGAGTTCCTCACCAAGTTCCCCAACCTGACCATTCCAGTCGTGGAACTCGTCAAATTCGAGCAGTTGCGCGACGTCGGCAATGCGCAGCGCGACTATTCCAAGACGGTCAGCGAGATCAAGGCGGCGCAATAAACCGCCATCCCCCGGCGGCGAAGACCCGCCGCCGGGGTCAGAAGCCCTCCCAATACCGGATCAAGTGCAACCCGTGTCGCAAGTGCAAACCCGTTCGACTGTGTTGATGGCGCCGGCGCTCGCCTGGCTCACCGCGCTCATGGTGCTGCCCTGCGCGCTGGTGCTGGCGCTCGCCTTCTTTCGACGCGGCATCTATGGCGGCATCGAATACACTTTCACGCTCGAAAATTTCGGCCGAGTGCTGGACCCGCTCTATACCGGCATCTTCCTCAATTCGGCGCGGATCGCCGGGCTCGCCACCGTCATCGCAGCGGTC
The genomic region above belongs to Mesorhizobium terrae and contains:
- a CDS encoding NAD(P)/FAD-dependent oxidoreductase, with the translated sequence MGFNSGLDIERSYYAATANPSPLHAPLTGEVDADLVVVGGGCTGLSAALHAAERGMKVVLLEGGRIGWGASGRNGGQMIVGLRKGAAELVKLYGRERAKALFDLAFEAWGLVLEMIERHAIDCDLRKTGHLVCAISAGDMAWFERELECLTTVMDYPHMRILSAAESRAAVDSPYHGALYDALGGHMHPLNYTLGLARAAIAAGVTIHEASPALRVDRRGGIRVETAKGAVRARHVVLAGDALLHGIDTKVESRIMPVGNYIVATEPLVDAGEVIPSNAAVSDSRFVVNYYRLSADGRLLFGGGERYTPSPPADIQAFVRPHMEQTFPQLKGRRIDYAWGGLVSVTTSRFPHVGRDGEVYFAHGYSGKGVILSTLAGKLLVEAIAGETGRFDLFKGLNPMPFPGGAALRGPLYVLGMLWYAMRDRLKH
- a CDS encoding glutamine synthetase family protein, which gives rise to MTDTAKWLEQQAISEVECLVPDMNGVLRGKIVPAPKLLAPAADAAIMLPNSAFMVAITGHYSGAADDESAYQDADMRLQPDLASLCPAAGNRPGRAYVFADAFAQDRTPWPSAPRQVLKSVIELYAARGWRPVMAPELEFYLTAPNPDPTVPPAAPIGLSGRAETSANPYGMEALGEFQPVIDEIYRRAQVMSLPLDTMIHETGAGQLEINFKHGDPLQLADQVLLFKRLVREAAREHGLAATFMAKPIAEQASSSMHLHMSVVDAVSGLNLFAGEDDRDSVLFSQFVGGLQAYVPQAMPLFAPNVNSFRRLRPSLSAPTNVEWARDNRTCGLRVPASKRIGRRVENRLPGADANPYLAMAGSLICGYLGIEEGLERRPEAPSNAYKVKSTLPRTLEDALSRLAECEPVRHLLGQTFTDAFLRLKQVELENFQGVITAWERDHLFAKA
- a CDS encoding nucleotide disphospho-sugar-binding domain-containing protein; the encoded protein is MAGGARPTIALFPEASFGAALNCVGIAQALQARGARAVFICHAGFSGVFADYGFQEYQLPTDDRLSESERQNYWQAFVKRHLPHFRLDPIDQIETYVAPTWEAIVDTVIKAEAPLCELLPKLHPDAIVLDNVAMFPALANAGCPWVRVVSCAETELPDAAVPPYLSGFAAEDSDGRHAFEARYVDAVAPAHERFNRFRASRGLPPLPPGSFLEPSPSLNLLLTPDIVRRQRAAPLDPARYVYLEGCVRTEGPYEVPVFPRDAGPLVYMSFGSLGSTDVDLIERMLKVFAAMPARFLVNVGNLRDAYRAVPDNVHLDTWFPQPSVVAMADLFIHHGGNNSYCEALRFGVPSLIMPYCWDGHDNARRAEETSTGKWLDRAHWTPDELAAAVGGLLGDDAMRARLAANAAHMAARPGAERAAEAILALLDH
- a CDS encoding GntR family transcriptional regulator — its product is MQAADRRPRANHLDLAQRILDVVRQRGFGIGARLPEQQIAQLCNVSRTPVRAALRLLTERGMVEWQAETGYRLAIDPAWQMVGAAELPSAEEDDIADAILRDRSARRIDETITASGLIRRYAAGRGAVLKALKKLETENLIERAPGQSWVFRPSLDGSEARAESYEFRLVMEPAAILASGFRLDGARAVTLRQRMEALLALPDTAFDIRAFQAIDAEFHAMIAQGAANRFMAEALAGHLKLRRLPGAMSGVSVFRLRQSTHEHLGILDHLESGQFEVAADLLRAHLRVSRNQRPHAASRGAPALFGAIGRPN
- a CDS encoding polyamine ABC transporter substrate-binding protein is translated as MTVLPCRRRGAGSAMLVFALALASPAASADLVISNWDGYMAPDTVDAFKATSGIGAEVVVHATNEEIMGKLVASGGKGYDVVFVSSPFAEVLNKLGLVEPIDHAKVPNLANLYPEATKLPYDPGNTFSVPYTWGTTGLCYRSDLVKAAPSSWNDLLAPSADLKGKTTMLATDRWLLAAGFLAKGYSVNETDATKLAEVKDTLIAAKKTLLAYDDTTFYSKLVSGEALMVQAWDGWCNYGIDKNPAIKYVIPKEGSDLWLDTMVVMKASEHKDEAFKFINYILDAKTHAWAALNIDYKVPNKPAMESLPAEFLTKFPNLTIPVVELVKFEQLRDVGNAQRDYSKTVSEIKAAQ